One Panicum virgatum strain AP13 chromosome 9K, P.virgatum_v5, whole genome shotgun sequence genomic region harbors:
- the LOC120649162 gene encoding uncharacterized protein LOC120649162 — protein sequence MLAKSPALPLVTTDATAFGSCITGNILTSPVVKLSSKRCRGRLHIQQNIELGRPRDASWKWRTLSADQAQASVVDVDEECKQVLTSLKFSSEDAEKMLKKAFGWIHSPYWSEEREKEVPSAEVVNGVLNYIRSLGLSDEDLHKLLKKFPEVLGCDLDREVKLNVSKLDSDWGINGKTLRSLLLRNPKVLGYNIDCRGDCMAQCTRCWVRF from the exons ATGTTGGCAAAATCTCCAGCATTGCCTTTGGTGACTACTGATGCTACTGCGTTTGGCTCCTGTATTACT GGAAATATCTTGACTTCACCTGTTGTCAAACTCTCTAGCAAGAGATGCCGAGGAAGATTGCATATCCAGCAAAACATTGAACTTGGGAGACCTCGAGATGCAAGTTGGAAATGGCGGACTCTATCAGCTGATCAAGCTCAAGCTTCTGTTGTAGATGTTGATGAAGAGTGCAAACAAGTGCTCACTTCCCTAAAGTTCTCCAGTGAAGACGCTGAGAAGATGTTGAAGAAGGCATTTGGATGGATCCACTCGCCATATTGGagtgaagagagagagaaggaggttCCAAGTGCTGAGGTGGTGAATGGAGTATTGAACTACATCAGGAGTCTCGGGCTATCTGACGAAGACCTTCACAAGTTGTTGAAGAAATTTCCAGAAGTTCTTGGGTGTGATCTTGACAGGGAGGTAAAGCTGAATGTGAGCAAGCTGGACAGTGACTGGGGAATAAATGGGAAAACCCTGAGGAGTCTTCTTCTGAGGAATCCGAAAGTTTTAGGCTATAATATTGATTGCAGAGGGGATTGTATGGCCCAGTGCACCCGTTGTTGGGTTAGGTTCTAA
- the LOC120649161 gene encoding zinc finger protein STOP1 homolog gives MEVRNNNVESSMEAHRELHDHRHSQAGGSGSDDPRTTVLTYLTFLEQKIAHLRGIICSAPRPPQQIVSAELSCIAVQLVSISNTLAAASGAAAEEDAKSPPRAATPSEGDSDSSDHDLHAEDDDELRLPPAGSYEVIELDKEEILAPHVHSCKVCGKGFKRDANLRMHMRGHGEEYKTAAALAKPAGMDAPPPARCFYSCPFVGCKRNREHKSFQPLKTAVCVKNHYRRSHCDKSYTCRRCNVKRFSVLADLRTHEKHCGRDRWVCSCGTSFSRKDKLFGHVAAFDGHAPALPPEEADHSAANGHGSASDQMLMETEAARRMANNQERFSDSIFDDLSCSDIKGFPLTDTQCLDDERGSLFPMDLYSCDFDGFDLFGAPGIADF, from the coding sequence ATGGAGGTCCGGAATAATAATGTTGAGAGCTCCATGGAGGCTCATCGTGAGCTGCACGATCATAGGCATAGCCAAGCTGGGGGCTCGGGCTCCGACGACCCAAGGACGACGGTGCTCACGTACCTGACCTTCCTGGAGCAGAAGATCGCGCACCTTCGCGGCATCATCTgctcggcgccgcggccgccgcagcaGATCGTGTCGGCCGAGCTCAGCTGCATCGCCGTGCAGCTCGTCTCCATCTCCaacaccctcgccgccgccagcggggccgcggcggaggaggacgccaAGTCGCCGCCGAGAGCGGCGACTCCGAGCGAAGGGGACAGCGACTCGTCCGACCACGACCTCCacgccgaggacgacgacgagctgcGCCTGCCGCCGGCGGGCTCCTACGAGGTGATCGAGCTCGACAAGGAGGAGATCCTGGCGCCGCACGTGCACTCGTGCAAGGTCTGCGGCAAGGGCTTCAAGCGCGATGCCAACCTGCGGATGCACAtgcgcggccacggcgaggaGTACAAGACGGCGGCCGCGCTTGCCAAGCCCGCCGGCatggacgcgccgccgccggcccggtgCTTCTACTCGTGCCCCTTCGTGGGGTGCAAGCGGAACAGGGAGCACAAGAGCTTCCAGCCGCTCAAGACGGCGGTCTGCGTCAAGAACCACTACCGCCGGAGCCACTGCGACAAGAGCTACACCTGCCGCCGGTGCAACGTCAAGCGCTTCTCCGTGCTCGCCGACCTGCGCACGCACGAGAAGCACTGCGGCCGCGACCGGTGGGTCTGCTCCTGCGGCACCTCCTTCTCCAGGAAGGACAAGCTCTTCGGCCACGTCGCCGCCTTCGACGGCCAcgcgccggcgctgccgcccGAGGAGGCGGATCACTCTGCGGCCAATGGCCATGGCAGTGCATCTGATCAGATGCTGATGGAAACTGAGGCAGCAAGAAGAATGGCGAACAATCAGGAGCGCTTCTCTGATAGCATCTTTGATGATCTCAGCTGCTCTGACATCAAAGGATTTCCTCTCACCGATACGCAATGTTTGGACGACGAGCGAGGGTCCCTCTTCCCGATGGACCTTTATTCCTGTGACTTCGATGGATTTGATCTCTTCGGAGCACCAGGAATTGCTGATTTCTAA